A single Verrucomicrobiaceae bacterium DNA region contains:
- a CDS encoding virulence factor SrfB has product MKLVFMPIVRQWLKDLSEGRDTSADGTSWSPDRIMGAESRLVDSGALQEFNDMCRAVLEVEVMPEQDPIFHDAERLRNCIDLVFRPLVQSLAKYVTAFGVDLITLSGKPSELPQVKALLEDYLPVLPQRVLQAKNYPAGDWYPMSSNTTINDAKTVTAVGAALYQAIQHGLVSDWSIKRVGNGQPFPFYWGAMPGKAMPWKFDPLYLDPYLSKQPADGTVPGKDKVTVPMQVGTRIGRKILPSAAKPEQIYKLRWKDRKAAQAAGYAIAATVIVTLEREEDPTSLRMTHPTTRDGKSLDGWLELQLCTLEDEDFWVDSGRFDVAWPEHAAA; this is encoded by the coding sequence GTGAAGCTGGTCTTCATGCCCATCGTGCGTCAGTGGCTGAAAGATTTATCCGAAGGGCGGGATACCTCCGCTGATGGCACGAGCTGGTCCCCTGACCGCATCATGGGTGCGGAAAGCCGCCTCGTGGACTCTGGCGCACTCCAGGAGTTCAACGACATGTGCCGCGCCGTTTTGGAAGTCGAGGTCATGCCCGAGCAAGACCCCATCTTCCACGATGCCGAGCGCCTGAGGAACTGCATCGACCTCGTCTTCCGCCCGCTCGTGCAGTCCTTGGCGAAGTACGTCACCGCCTTTGGCGTGGACCTCATCACGCTCAGCGGCAAGCCCTCCGAACTGCCGCAAGTAAAGGCTCTCCTGGAGGACTACCTCCCCGTGCTGCCCCAGCGCGTGCTTCAGGCGAAAAACTATCCAGCGGGTGATTGGTACCCGATGAGTTCCAACACCACCATCAACGACGCCAAAACCGTCACTGCCGTGGGAGCCGCGCTGTATCAGGCCATCCAGCACGGCCTCGTGAGTGACTGGAGCATCAAGCGCGTCGGCAACGGCCAACCCTTCCCGTTTTACTGGGGCGCGATGCCCGGAAAAGCCATGCCGTGGAAGTTTGATCCGCTGTATCTCGACCCCTACCTCAGCAAGCAGCCCGCAGATGGCACCGTCCCCGGCAAAGACAAAGTGACCGTGCCCATGCAAGTCGGCACTCGCATTGGTAGAAAAATCCTTCCCTCCGCCGCCAAACCGGAGCAAATCTACAAACTGCGCTGGAAGGACCGCAAAGCCGCGCAAGCGGCAGGCTACGCTATCGCCGCCACAGTGATCGTTACCCTGGAGCGTGAAGAAGACCCGACCAGCCTGCGCATGACCCATCCCACCACGCGCGACGGCAAGAGCCTCGACGGCTGGCTGGAACTCCAACTCTGCACGCTCGAAGACGAAGACTTCTGGGTGGACTCCGGGCGCTTCGATGTCGCCTGGCCCGAACATGCCGCCGCCTGA
- a CDS encoding virulence factor SrfB, whose protein sequence is MCRGQISPSSIYEPKRDYHAQEAGQHGAENPSPYAATDPTRLPDDVESIPIELELGSEKVTVAVLNVVWKKPSGEPREVDLIVDFGNTRTVVLALEHNFAQAGKLSTLCHSIRFIKRGADYIDFVGSKQDDTCSIVDSWFILHEPMFADYEPPRVGFTPTTEIHKTEKQVKDGMLSKTRVETHYAGTQRVPQMFVEMSPVVMGDSAREILANLNLNEGGNYTLSSPKRYAWDKDSLDVEHREWWTMVHNRWNPQSRRPTELPKLAGSMLRFLPLDGHDWDINSPPNEDADYSKRPTPAPDRPSYPRADAMTWAALAILEQSVRQITSEQWRAANGEFVPRRLRRVLVTFPSGWSTREINDYRAKWQKAVDIFTLAHLRDRRLVTEGGSRPELIMDLDEAVASQLPIIYSEIVRLDNKGENWIELFGRGKSTEARVRVMTVDIGGGTTDISIIEYRDLLMGKGVELEAKLLFRDSSTIAGDTLAKEIVEAVLLPALGSRFLGDDEQMSKFEDIFRSALKRRLIKPAGHAS, encoded by the coding sequence GTGTGCCGTGGACAAATATCTCCCAGCTCGATCTACGAACCCAAACGCGACTACCACGCCCAAGAGGCTGGGCAGCACGGCGCGGAGAATCCCAGCCCCTATGCGGCCACGGACCCGACACGCCTGCCAGATGATGTGGAGAGCATCCCCATCGAGCTTGAGCTAGGCAGCGAAAAAGTCACCGTGGCCGTGCTGAATGTCGTATGGAAGAAACCGTCTGGAGAGCCGCGTGAGGTGGACTTGATCGTCGATTTCGGCAACACCCGTACCGTCGTGCTGGCGCTGGAGCATAACTTCGCCCAGGCGGGCAAGCTGAGCACGCTTTGCCACAGCATCCGCTTCATCAAGCGCGGCGCGGACTACATCGATTTTGTGGGCAGCAAGCAGGACGACACCTGCTCCATCGTGGACTCATGGTTCATCCTGCATGAGCCGATGTTTGCCGACTATGAGCCGCCGCGTGTCGGCTTCACGCCTACCACGGAGATTCACAAAACGGAAAAGCAGGTCAAAGATGGGATGCTGAGCAAGACACGCGTGGAGACGCACTACGCTGGCACCCAACGTGTGCCGCAGATGTTTGTGGAGATGTCTCCCGTCGTCATGGGGGACAGTGCGCGTGAAATTTTGGCGAACCTAAACCTCAACGAAGGTGGTAACTACACGCTCAGTTCACCGAAGCGCTACGCCTGGGATAAAGACTCGCTCGACGTCGAGCACCGCGAGTGGTGGACGATGGTTCATAATCGCTGGAACCCGCAATCACGCCGCCCTACGGAGCTGCCAAAGCTCGCCGGCTCCATGCTGCGCTTCCTGCCGCTCGATGGACATGACTGGGACATCAACAGCCCGCCTAACGAAGACGCAGATTACTCCAAGCGCCCCACACCCGCCCCTGACCGCCCCAGCTATCCGCGAGCGGATGCCATGACATGGGCAGCGCTCGCCATCCTGGAGCAGTCCGTGCGGCAGATCACTTCCGAGCAATGGCGGGCTGCCAATGGTGAATTCGTCCCGCGCCGCCTGCGCCGTGTGCTGGTGACCTTCCCCTCCGGCTGGTCCACGCGGGAGATCAATGACTACCGCGCCAAGTGGCAAAAGGCGGTTGATATTTTCACCCTCGCTCATCTACGAGATCGGCGACTCGTCACGGAGGGCGGCAGCCGACCGGAGCTGATCATGGATCTCGATGAGGCCGTGGCCTCGCAGCTCCCCATCATCTACAGCGAGATCGTGCGGCTCGACAATAAGGGCGAGAACTGGATCGAGCTATTCGGGCGCGGTAAAAGCACCGAGGCCCGAGTCCGGGTCATGACCGTGGATATCGGCGGCGGCACCACGGACATCTCCATCATCGAGTATCGTGATCTACTTATGGGTAAGGGAGTCGAGCTGGAGGCCAAGCTACTGTTCCGCGACTCCAGCACCATCGCGGGGGATACTTTGGCGAAGGAGATCGTGGAAGCCGTGCTACTCCCAGCTCTCGGCTCGCGCTTTTTAGGTGACGATGAGCAGATGAGTAAGTTTGAGGACATCTTCAGAAGTGCCCTCAAAAGACGGCTCATCAAGCCCGCTGGTCACGCATCGTGA